The DNA segment GAGATCTACAAGTTCCTGGCCTCGCTCAAGCTGGCCGTCCTGACGATCGGCGGACTCGCCGCGGCGCTCGCTTTCGCAACCTGGTTTGAATCGACCTATGGGACGAAAGCCGCCCAGGCGTTCGTCTATAAGAGCGTGTGGTTCGCCCTGATCCTCGCCTTCCTGGCGATCAACATCCTCTGCGCGGCGACGATCCGATTTCCCTGGAAGAAGCGGCAGACGGGCTTCGTGGTGACGCACGCGGGGCTCCTGGTGCTGATCGCCGGCTCATACGTCCACTTCAAGTCGGGCGATGAGGGGACCGTCGGCATGCTGGAAGGGGAGACCCGCAGCGAAATGCTCCGGACCGACTCCCCCGTCTTCCGCATCCGCGAGGTCGACGCGCACACCCAGCAGCCCTCGGCCACGTACGCCATGGACTTCGACGAGAGCGGCCCGTTCCCCTGGGGGGGCGGCCAGCCTCGTATCCGCAACATCTTCGACCTGGGTCTGAATCGGGTCACCGGAGGCCGGCTCCCAACCGCTCGCTCCGAGGCCGACGTTCTCAGCAAGTCCGGCGACCCGTTCAAGCTCGTCGTTCGCGAGTACCTGCCGGCCTCGACCCCGGAAACGCTTCACGAGGCCTCGCCGGACGGTCAGCCGATGGCCCGGATGCTCTTGCGGTTCAAGGCCCCGATGATGCCCGAAGCCCGTCTGGCCAACCCGGACGAGGCCAGCCAGTGGTTCAAGCTCGACCGCCGGTTCCAGCGCACTGCTCGCAGCGGCGAGATGCCGGCCCTGATCTCATTCACCTCGGTGGATCGCCCCGAATACGTTGAGGACTTCCTCAAGCCTCCCATCGACAAAAGCCCGATCGGCGTCGCTCGGTTCCGCTACGAAGGGAACGACGGCAAGGAACACGTTTACGACTTCCCCCTCGACGGCGCTACCGAGAAGCCGGTCCCGCTCCCCGACAGCGATCTAACCGCCACGCTTGAACGTCTGGCCCACTTCCCGACCGGCGAGTTGGCCCGGACGGTCGGCGAGGATTCGATCCCGATCGCCGTCTTCGACGTTCGCAAGGGGACGGCGGAGCCCGTCGAGCATGTGGCGATGGGCGAGATGCCCATG comes from the Paludisphaera rhizosphaerae genome and includes:
- a CDS encoding cytochrome c biogenesis protein ResB; translated protein: MATATKQYPGPQPPKPDAVRSAGGRLLAVVDEIYKFLASLKLAVLTIGGLAAALAFATWFESTYGTKAAQAFVYKSVWFALILAFLAINILCAATIRFPWKKRQTGFVVTHAGLLVLIAGSYVHFKSGDEGTVGMLEGETRSEMLRTDSPVFRIREVDAHTQQPSATYAMDFDESGPFPWGGGQPRIRNIFDLGLNRVTGGRLPTARSEADVLSKSGDPFKLVVREYLPASTPETLHEASPDGQPMARMLLRFKAPMMPEARLANPDEASQWFKLDRRFQRTARSGEMPALISFTSVDRPEYVEDFLKPPIDKSPIGVARFRYEGNDGKEHVYDFPLDGATEKPVPLPDSDLTATLERLAHFPTGELARTVGEDSIPIAVFDVRKGTAEPVEHVAMGEMPMFPNVIPRAVPDGTPPPKALVRIHMMLTPEIDPKTNGRFGQVDVLAAPDGKLYYRVFGRGKEEGKPELRTAAPIKTGEWVDAFGGGGAAMSIGFQVAEFLPSGVEKRVFRPLHLLGNQMEEAIPACLVELTADGKSEEIWIQRSESLEAPVYRPVNVGSRSFEIAYDVDRKPLGFDVKLEDFEVGFEPGTEQATKFVSTVKVEDPAHGVRDQQHVIAMNEPMTHRGLTFYQMRYSPIVDPRTNQRTGQFQSVFQVGSNPGRPIIYAGSLLIVLGTFLQFYMRAGAFNYRAKHEKLEAARKAEEETL